The Calothrix sp. PCC 7507 DNA segment AGCGAATATAACTTTTAGTTGCTCAAGTTTTTTTGTTAGTGTCGTCATTTTTCTGTTCCTACCGCAGTCCTATAGCACCCAACAAATTCTATTCTAGATGCTGATAATGGATGGGTTGAGAGTAGTAGAATTTTGTGCGATATCAGAATGGTGATGTCTATGACGGGCTACGCCTAGGGTGTTGACTTTGTACGAAATTAGCTAAAAATTATCATGCAATTTTTGTGTTTACCGTAGGGGCATCGGCACTGCCGTGCCCTGATGAGAACGTTAACTACGACTATGATTTTGGATGATGCATTTTGGGCTGAAAACCCTCAGAGTCAATAGCCTAGGCTACGCCTACTCACTTTTACTGTTTTGGGGGCGATCGCACCTAGCATTTTCCATTTCACGCCAAATGCTATTGGAAGTGCTGGAGTCTTTGCAAGCGCGATCGCTAATTCAAACCACTGGCGCTAGAATCTCACTACATCCTTTGGCGATGGAATAATAGCAATTAATTACGAATTACAAATTTTTAAGGTTGGCTGTATTTTTCCACTAGACTTGCTAAAAGTGGTAAATCAATTGGTTTAGAAATATAGTCATTGACTCCAGCCGCAAGACAGATTTCGCGATCGCCTTTCATTGCCATCGCTGTTTGGGCAATGATGGGGATCATCTGATATTGCTGATTTTCTCGTAGTTGTCGCACTAAGTCGAGACCATTGCCATCTGGCAAATTCACATCCATTAAAATCACTGCAGGTGCTAGCCGTTGGAGAGATTCCCACATCTTGGCAGCATTATTTACCCAATTTACCTGATACCCTAACTTACCTAAATAAATTTCCATTAATTCGGCATTCGGTAAATCATTTTCCACTAATAAAATTTCTCGGGAGACATTTGGAGTTACAGCAAGAGGCGGAAAGAGAGATAAAAAAGATGTTTCTCCCTGATTTTTCGCTGCATCGTCCCAAGGCTCCCCCATTGGGGTTAGGGGAAGTATGATTGTAAAGCTGGAGCCGCGTTCAAATTCCGATTCCACCTGCACACAACCACCGTGAACTTCTGCCAGTTTCCGAGTCACCACTAACCCTAAACCAGTACCTTCTTCACCATTAGTTGCTTGGAAATATGGTTGAAACAATTTAGTCTGGTCTTCTTGAGAAATGCCAGTACCAGTATCCCAAACTGTAAAATGCACGAATATGCCTTTAGTGAAGACTTTTAAACCAACAGTCCCTGTGTTGGTAAACTTAAGGGCGTTGAAGAGCAAATTTAACAACATTTGCTTAAGTCGTAAGGGATCAGCTACTAGAGTTGTGACACCAGGATCTATATCTAAAAGCAACTTCAAACCCTTATTAGCAGCTTTTTCTTTCACCAGTGCCAAAACATTACGACATAGTCCTGGTAAATTCACAGTTTCCCACTGCACTTCCATCTGATTGGCTTCAATCTTCGAGAGATCCAAAATATCGTTGATCAGCGCTAACAGGTGCTTCCCGCTAGATTGAATGATATTTAAATACTCTTGATGACGTTCCCTATCTGGATCGTAGCCTTGGGCTAAAAGTAGGTGGGTGAAACCAATAATCGAACTAAGTGGTGTGCGAATTTCATGACTAGTATTTGCCAAAAACTGGTTCTTGAGTTGATTGCTGCGCTCTAGTTCTCGATTAGTATTATCTAAGTGTTGCGATTTGTGCTGCAAAAATTGTATTTGTCTCAATTGTGCCAAGGCTAAAGTGCATTGCTTGGCAGCTCGCTCGATTAATTGCGATCGCAGTTTAGCTTGTGATGCTTCGAGTAACTCACAATCGGAATTGAGGGGTGCTGTCGAGATAATTAGCCAACCGATGACATCGCCAGAATCATTAACTAATTGCCCAGCACAGGGAGGCTGTTGACTGGCTAAATACTGCAAATCTTCAAGTGCTATGGGATCTTGCGATCGCCAGCGTAGCTTTTTGCCTTTTCTGTCTGTTACTTCTAAAAATGGAAGTTGTGAGCGTTGAGATGGAGAAGAAATATAAAAAAGCTTACCAACAGTTTTTTGTGACTGAAACAGAGCAATACCCACAGTATACTTTGCAAACGCCACATTACTGGTGTTCAAAGCACTGCTGAGATTGTCGGCCAAGGTTTGAAAAATTTCTGCCTCTGTAGCTCTTGGCTGTGGCACAGTAGTACAAGCAGAAAGCAGGCATTCATTGAGGTGAGTCTGTAACTGGTTCAAGCTGTGTTCTAGCCACAACTCGGCACGAAGTTGCTGTATCGTTGTCAAAAGTGTTGGTGTTGCATCTATCTGTGAGTTCTGCTCTGGTAAGCTGGAATACTGCTGCATGGTCAACTAGACCGCTGAACAAGTTGAGCTTCGTGCTTTTGTGCGAACAGGATTCTGTGTATATTAGCGCACAAACGCCTTCTATTTATAAAGCATAACTTATAGTGTCGAATGTGACGAGGATCTCAAAAGTTATTGTATGAAATCACTCACTTATTATTTATTGAGAACAACTGAGGATTATGGATATACAAATTGCTCAACTAATGCAATTTTCGCAATTAATCATCAACGGGATTGCCGTGGGGAGCATTATTGCTCTAGCAGCAGTTGGACTCACTCTTACCTATGGGATTTTACGGTTATCTAATTTTGCCCACGGTGACTTTCTGACATTAGGAGCCTATTTGACACTACTAGTCAATACCCTAGGAGTGAATATTTGGCTGTCGATGATCTTGGCGACGGTAGGAACAGTAGCAGCAATGCTATTGTCAGAAAAATTGCTGTGGTCAAAGATGCGCTCTATCCGAGCTAATTCCACTACCCTGATTATTATCTCCATTGGACTGGCCTTATTTCTCCGCAACGGCATTATCTTTATCTGGGGTGGCAAAAACCAAAACTATAATGTGCCCGTTACTTCTGCCTTAGATATTTTCGGCTTAAAAGTGCCACAAAATCAATTATTTGTGCTGGGGCTAGCAGTGGTGGCAATTTTGGGGCTGCACTATCTACTGCAAAATACTAAAATCGGCAAAGCCATGCGAGCCGTTGCTGATGATTTGGACTTAGCCAGAGTTTCTGGGATCAATGTTGACCAAGTAATTTTCTGGACTTGGTTGATTGCTGGTACGCTCACATCTTTGGGTGGTAGTATGTACGGGCTGATTACAGCTGTGCGCCCAAATATGGGCTGGTTCTTGATTCTACCATTATTTGCCTCTGTAATTTTAGGCGGTATTGGTAATCCTTACGGTGCGATCGCTGCAGCTTTTATTATTGGTATCGCTCAAGAAGTCAGCACTCCCTGGCTTGGTTCTCAGTATAAACAAGGTATAGCGCTGTTGATCATGATTTTGGTGCTGCTCATTCGTCCCAAAGGTTTATTCAAAGGAACGATTTGAGCAGCACCGCTTAGATGCTAACTATTCGATGATATGGAAATAGTAAGCAGCTACCAGGAAGTTGATAGCTAACAAAAACAGTGCCCAACCCGTGCGGAAAGCGTAATTTGGTTTACCACTTTTAGCAGTCATCAGCCGTTCTCCTAAATTCAGGACTGTTTAAGAAATACCAAACAGATGCGCCAATTAGCCAATTTCTTTAAAAATATATAGGGAAGGGGGAATTGGGCATTGGGGAGCAGGGGGCAGGGAGATTACTAACTCTTGACTCTTGACCCTTATATTTCCCCTTCCCCAGCATGATAGGAACTGCGAACCAAAGGGCCAGAACGGACGTGGCTGAAGCCCATTTTCCGTGCTGTGTCGCCTAGTTGATCAAATTCTTCTGGAGTCCAATATTTTTGCACTGGCAGATGTTCTAAGGAAGGACGCATATACTGACCGAGAGTTAGGCGATCGCATCCCACCGCCCTTAAATCTGCCATTGCAGTGATCACTTCCTCGCTAGTTTCTCCGTGTCCTAGCATCAAACCTGATTTTGTGGGAATGGTGGAATCTAACTCTTTAACGATAGATAGCACTCGCAGTGAGCGATCGTATTTTGCCCCCCGACGTACTGGGCCCGTTAAGCGTCGCACCGTCTCAATATTATGGTTAAAACAGGACGGATTTGCCCTCACAATCATCGCTATCCGCTGGCGTTGCTCTTCCTCTGCCATACCAACACCGCCCCAAAAATCTGATGTCAGCACTTCAATTTGAGTTTCTGGATTCAACAAGCGGATAGTCTCCATTGTCTGCACAAAATGACCCGCGCCCTGATCCGACAAGTCATCACGGGCGACAGAAGTCAGCACCACATATCGTAATCCCAAAAGCTGTACTGCCTCTGCTACCTTTTGTGGTTCCTCTAGGTCAACAGGCATTGGTGCATGACCTTTATCTACTTGACAAAAAGCACAAGAGCGTGTACAAGTTGGCCCCATTAGTAAAAAAGTAGCAGTTTTTTGGGTGTAGCACTCCCCTCTGTTAGGGCAGCGTCCCTCTTCGCAAATCGTGTGAATTTGCCGCTGCTTAATAATTTGTTGTACGGTGGATATCTCACTAGCCTTGCCAATAGAGCGCCGCAACCAGCGAGGCATCGCCATAATTTCCGACTTACGTTGGGCTTGTGGTGAAGAAGTCATAAATAATTCAAAATCAGAAAATTCAATTGATGCAGGCATGGTGTAAGGGTAACAGTCCTGCGGCGCTACGGAAAAAATAAATTCAAATCCTCAGATTGTAATTATGGGGATTTCCCTGTTCCCTTGGAAACAAATCATCAAGGCATCAGTAGAAGTTTTATAAAACACTTCCAAAATTCTCACTTATACCGGAATATACTATCCCCCAATCAAGATAAATGTTGGATATAGTGGGAGGATTCTCAAGGTCAATCGGCAAATCCGCCATTTCACCTACAGTTTCTGTTAGAGTAATCAGCTGTGGCAAGTAACAAGATTTTAGTTATAGATGACACTACCGTTGTCAGGGTAAAAGTACGTGAGATGTTGCCTCCAGGCAATTTTGAGGTACTAGAAGCAAAAGACGGCATGGAAGGATTAAACTTCATCCTTCAGGAAAAACTCAGCTTGATTATGTTGGATTTTCTCTTGCCTAAAATGAGTGGCTGGGAAGTCTTCCAACAAGTTCAAGCCAACCCAGAGTTAAGAAAGATTCCTTTAGTGATCATGTCTGGTCGTAAGGAAGAAGTAACAGAGAAGATATCAGAACCCTTTGAATATTTTGAATTTCTCGGCAAGCCTTTTGACCAAAAGCAACTCATTAGTGCAATTAAGTTGGCAATGGCCAAGGCCAAACAGCCGCGTCCAGAACCAGTCTTAGTCGGAGCCGTAGCCACGAAAAATGGTACAGTTTCACCTGCTAACACTGCTACTGCGCCCTTAGCAACTGCTAACACTGGCAATAGTGCAGTAGCAACCTCTAGCGCTGGAACACCTTCTTCCGCCGAAGAGGTTAAGTTGCTGAATGAAAAAATTGACAAGATGCAAGCAGAAATTGACGGCTTAAAGAAACAGCTATCTCAGGTTGTGACTTTTATTAAACAAAAAATCAAGTAAGTAGGTCGGCGTAAATATTTATTTTTGAAATAAGGCAGGCAGTACAAAGGACAAGAGCTTTAGCCGAGTTCATCTTTCTTGAGATAGTTATATTTATTTGCGCCTACTTGATACAAAGTAATACGAATTCTCGCAATTAAAGCCACAAATTATCTCTCCTGCTCACAAGTATCCACTTGTTAGAGACATAGTGAATCATATATTAACTCAACCTGCCTGTATGTACTCTTGAATTAAAGGGAACGGCAGGTTTTTTAATAAAAAAGAATTTACTGGTTTTTTGTATCTTTTAACACGAAACCGCAAAATTAAATAAAATCGCGTGATATTGTTACCTGCTTGATGGGAATACTCAAGAAGAGAGACTCGAGTATCAATATAGGCTGCTATGACAGTATTATTAGACACAACATATACTATTCTTGGCTATCGCATTACAGAAAAAATCTACTCAGGTAGTAAAACCCTAGTTTATCGGGCTATCAGAGAGGAAGACCAACAATCAGTCATTCTCAAACTGATGCGGAATGAATATCCTACTTTTGCAGAAATTGCCCAATTCCGCAATCAATACACCATCACCAAAAATCTCGATCTTCCTGGCATAATTAAACCCCATAACCTAGAAAACTATCAAAATGGCTATGCCCTAGTGATGGAAGACTTTGGTGGTATTTCCCTCGCAGATTGGCAATTGGAGAAAAAACCTGTTTCCCTGAGTGAGTTTTTCGCGATCGCCATTCAAATTGTCTCCATCTTAGAAAGATTGCATCGCGATCGCGTCATTCATAAAGACATCAAGCCCGCTAACATCCTGATCCAGCCCACCACAGGTGAAATCAAAATCATCGACTTCAGTATTGCTTCCCTCCTACCTAGAGAAATTCAATTCCTCACTAATCCCAACGTTTTAGAGGGGACACTAGCTTATATTTCTCCTGAACAAACGGGAAGAATGAACCGGGGTATCGACTACCGCACCGACTTTTATTCCCTTGGTGTCACCTTCTTTGAACTCCTCACCGGACAAGTACCCTTCAGCGCCGATGATCCAATGGAGTTAGTTCACTGTCACATCGCCAAAGAGCCACCACAAGCTAGCAGTATTAACACCAATATTCCCTCAATTTTGTCTGACATCATCAGCAAGTTGATGGCAAAAAATGCTGAAGACCGCTATCAGAGTTCTTACGGACTAAAATATGACCTAGAGCTATGCTATGACCAGTGGCAAAATACTGGAACGGCTACCTTTGAATTGGCAGTACAGGACATTTCAGACAGTTTCCTCATCCCCGAAAAACTTTATGGTCGCCAACGTGAATTAGAAACTCTACTCGCAGCTTTTAAGCGAGTCACAGAGGGGACAACTGAAATGATTCTGGTGTCAGGTTTCTCTGGTATTGGCAAAACTGCTGTGATTAATGAAGTTCATAAACCCATTGCAAGGCAGCGTAGTTATTTCATCAAGGGGAAATTTGATCAGTTCCAAAGGGACATACCTTTGTCAGGATTGGTGCAAGCCTTTCGGGACTTAATTGGGCAATTGCTGAGTGAAACCGATGCTCAAGTTCAACAATGGAAGGCTAGAATCTTATCAGCATTGGGTACACAAAGTCAGGTGATTACTGATGTAATTCCTGAACTTGAACTAATTGTTGGCAAGCAGCCAGAAATTACTGAACTCTCCGGAAGTGCTGCTCAAAATCGGTTCAATTTACTTTTCCAAAGATTCATCCAGGTATTCACCACCAAAGAGCATCCCTTAGTGATATTTCTGGATGACTTGCAATGGGCAGATGTAACTTCCTTAAAATTCATGCAATTATTAATGTGTGAAAATACATCTTCTCCTTTTGCAGGTGAACTCCAAAAGCTAGGCAAGCCTCCTGGAGGTTTATTACTAATTGGTGCATATCGGGATAACGAAGTTTCCCCGGTACATCCCCTTTCCTTGACATTAAAGGAAATCAAAGAAACAGGCACAATTATTAGTTCAATCAATTTAAAGCCATTAAGCCAGAGTGATTTAAATCATTTAATTGCTGATGCTCTCCGTTGTCAAGAATTGCTTGCTGTTCCGCTTACCCAAATGGTATTTGCCAAAACCAAGGGAAATCCGTTTTTTACTAATCAATTCCTCAAATCTTTACATAAAGATGGAATAATTACATTTGACTTTGATGTTAATTATTGGCGGTATGATATTTCTCAATTACAGGTCTTAGCTCTGACCGATGATGTAGTTGAATTTATGGCTCTGCAAATAGAGAGGTTGCCGAATATTACCCAGGAAGTCTTAAAACTTGCAGCTTGTATTGGTAACGAGTTTGACTTAAAGACTCTAGCTATAGTACATGAAAAATCTGCAGGAGATACAGCAACTGACTTGTGGACAGCATTACACGAAGGGCTAATTATACCTCAAACTGATGTTTACAAATTATTTCAAGATAGTCATGTTTCAGTAGGAGTTATTGATAGTAAAAACCCTGAGCAATTACCATTTAATAGCGTCTCATTTCCCAAATATAAATTTATACATGATCGGGTACAACAAGCTGCCTATTCTCTGATTCCTGAAGATAAAAGAAAGCC contains these protein-coding regions:
- the hrmK gene encoding hybrid histidine kinase/response regulator HrmK, producing the protein MQQYSSLPEQNSQIDATPTLLTTIQQLRAELWLEHSLNQLQTHLNECLLSACTTVPQPRATEAEIFQTLADNLSSALNTSNVAFAKYTVGIALFQSQKTVGKLFYISSPSQRSQLPFLEVTDRKGKKLRWRSQDPIALEDLQYLASQQPPCAGQLVNDSGDVIGWLIISTAPLNSDCELLEASQAKLRSQLIERAAKQCTLALAQLRQIQFLQHKSQHLDNTNRELERSNQLKNQFLANTSHEIRTPLSSIIGFTHLLLAQGYDPDRERHQEYLNIIQSSGKHLLALINDILDLSKIEANQMEVQWETVNLPGLCRNVLALVKEKAANKGLKLLLDIDPGVTTLVADPLRLKQMLLNLLFNALKFTNTGTVGLKVFTKGIFVHFTVWDTGTGISQEDQTKLFQPYFQATNGEEGTGLGLVVTRKLAEVHGGCVQVESEFERGSSFTIILPLTPMGEPWDDAAKNQGETSFLSLFPPLAVTPNVSREILLVENDLPNAELMEIYLGKLGYQVNWVNNAAKMWESLQRLAPAVILMDVNLPDGNGLDLVRQLRENQQYQMIPIIAQTAMAMKGDREICLAAGVNDYISKPIDLPLLASLVEKYSQP
- a CDS encoding branched-chain amino acid ABC transporter permease, with amino-acid sequence MDIQIAQLMQFSQLIINGIAVGSIIALAAVGLTLTYGILRLSNFAHGDFLTLGAYLTLLVNTLGVNIWLSMILATVGTVAAMLLSEKLLWSKMRSIRANSTTLIIISIGLALFLRNGIIFIWGGKNQNYNVPVTSALDIFGLKVPQNQLFVLGLAVVAILGLHYLLQNTKIGKAMRAVADDLDLARVSGINVDQVIFWTWLIAGTLTSLGGSMYGLITAVRPNMGWFLILPLFASVILGGIGNPYGAIAAAFIIGIAQEVSTPWLGSQYKQGIALLIMILVLLIRPKGLFKGTI
- a CDS encoding photosystem I protein PsaX: MTAKSGKPNYAFRTGWALFLLAINFLVAAYYFHIIE
- the lipA gene encoding lipoyl synthase; the encoded protein is MTSSPQAQRKSEIMAMPRWLRRSIGKASEISTVQQIIKQRQIHTICEEGRCPNRGECYTQKTATFLLMGPTCTRSCAFCQVDKGHAPMPVDLEEPQKVAEAVQLLGLRYVVLTSVARDDLSDQGAGHFVQTMETIRLLNPETQIEVLTSDFWGGVGMAEEEQRQRIAMIVRANPSCFNHNIETVRRLTGPVRRGAKYDRSLRVLSIVKELDSTIPTKSGLMLGHGETSEEVITAMADLRAVGCDRLTLGQYMRPSLEHLPVQKYWTPEEFDQLGDTARKMGFSHVRSGPLVRSSYHAGEGEI
- a CDS encoding response regulator is translated as MASNKILVIDDTTVVRVKVREMLPPGNFEVLEAKDGMEGLNFILQEKLSLIMLDFLLPKMSGWEVFQQVQANPELRKIPLVIMSGRKEEVTEKISEPFEYFEFLGKPFDQKQLISAIKLAMAKAKQPRPEPVLVGAVATKNGTVSPANTATAPLATANTGNSAVATSSAGTPSSAEEVKLLNEKIDKMQAEIDGLKKQLSQVVTFIKQKIK